Proteins found in one Erythrobacter sp. KY5 genomic segment:
- a CDS encoding helix-turn-helix domain-containing protein, which yields MKTYQPSRSPCPIGRAARVLGDRWVLLILREAFFGAERFEDFIEPLAINRAALTSRLAILQEAGLMRREPPDGKRARYILTERAKALGPMYRELAEWGAQHLFDEGEAPKVWAAKVD from the coding sequence GAAGACGTATCAGCCTTCCCGCTCGCCTTGCCCTATTGGCCGCGCCGCTCGCGTGCTCGGCGATCGCTGGGTGCTGCTCATCCTGCGCGAGGCGTTTTTCGGCGCGGAAAGGTTTGAGGATTTTATCGAGCCGCTGGCGATCAATCGCGCTGCGCTTACTTCCCGGCTGGCGATCTTGCAGGAGGCTGGGTTGATGAGGCGTGAGCCACCCGACGGAAAGCGCGCGCGCTATATCCTGACCGAGCGAGCGAAGGCGCTCGGGCCGATGTACCGCGAACTGGCTGAATGGGGCGCGCAGCACCTGTTCGACGAAGGCGAAGCGCCCAAGGTCTGGGCTGCCAAAGTCGACTAG
- a CDS encoding FKBP-type peptidyl-prolyl cis-trans isomerase: protein MKRALMIAALAAFASPAGLAQAHMDAPGEEETAAQLAAQEVAKRAYLNAQQAYLSGLMASDGWYTMPGGLRWRYVEYRGTGPKPTPADRVTVNYEGTFIDGEVFDSSFERGTPATFGLSGLIDAWEMAIPQMHVGETIELAAPATLAYGPDGRGPIPGGATLLFKVELIGIEGR from the coding sequence GTGAAGCGCGCATTGATGATCGCAGCGCTGGCGGCCTTTGCGAGCCCGGCAGGCTTGGCACAAGCGCATATGGACGCGCCAGGCGAGGAGGAAACGGCCGCACAGCTGGCAGCGCAGGAAGTGGCCAAACGCGCCTATCTCAACGCCCAGCAGGCCTACCTGTCGGGCCTCATGGCGAGCGATGGCTGGTACACCATGCCGGGCGGATTGCGGTGGAGATATGTCGAATATCGAGGCACCGGCCCAAAGCCCACGCCCGCTGACCGCGTAACAGTCAATTACGAAGGCACCTTCATCGATGGCGAGGTCTTCGACAGCTCTTTTGAACGCGGAACGCCGGCGACGTTCGGATTGAGCGGGCTGATCGATGCATGGGAGATGGCAATCCCCCAGATGCATGTCGGTGAGACGATCGAACTCGCCGCTCCTGCGACACTTGCCTATGGGCCTGACGGACGCGGCCCGATACCCGGCGGTGCGACGCTGTTGTTCAAGGTCGAGCTGATCGGGATCGAAGGGCGCTAG
- a CDS encoding amidohydrolase family protein, whose amino-acid sequence MRSVLTAGLLGAASALVIASSPLAAQDVAITNATIAIGDGTEPVENGTVVIRAGTVVAAGAGVAAPADVPTMDAGGAWVTPGLFATVSTLGIWDVSAVSESNDQRASGSPFSAALDTAAIVNPNSQHILIGRSAGVTRAATATLPSASIFSGQGAIIDLDGDTTPVMREKAFQMVVLGEAGGRIAGGSRAAAFALFHAALREAAALGTGMPRTPEIAQDGEVMLSRFDAEALRSVVSGEQKLYVWVERASDIRSVLSLRDEFANLDLVLVGASEGWMVANEIAAAGVPVIADSLDDLPSSFEQLAATQSNIGRMVDAGVKVAINSAGLNHSHRLSQYAGNLVALNKVPGASGLTWGEAFASISSVPAAISGYEGRAGVLKPGALGDVVVWDGDPLEVTSVPTQVYIGGVKQSLDSHQSRLRDRYRDLDESALPKAYDW is encoded by the coding sequence ATGAGGAGTGTTCTCACAGCAGGACTGCTAGGCGCGGCAAGCGCTCTCGTCATCGCATCGAGCCCGCTCGCAGCGCAGGACGTGGCCATCACCAACGCAACCATAGCGATCGGCGATGGGACGGAGCCGGTTGAGAACGGCACCGTTGTCATTCGCGCAGGCACGGTTGTCGCCGCCGGTGCAGGCGTCGCGGCCCCTGCCGATGTGCCGACGATGGACGCGGGCGGAGCATGGGTTACGCCCGGGCTGTTCGCGACAGTCAGCACGCTTGGCATATGGGACGTGAGCGCGGTCAGCGAATCGAACGACCAACGCGCCAGCGGCTCTCCATTCAGCGCGGCTCTCGACACCGCGGCGATCGTCAATCCAAACTCGCAGCACATCCTGATCGGCCGCTCGGCAGGGGTGACGCGTGCAGCTACCGCAACGCTGCCCTCGGCATCGATCTTCAGCGGTCAGGGCGCGATCATCGACCTTGATGGCGATACAACGCCAGTGATGCGTGAGAAGGCCTTCCAGATGGTCGTGCTCGGCGAGGCAGGCGGCAGGATCGCGGGCGGGAGCAGAGCTGCGGCCTTCGCCCTGTTCCATGCGGCATTGCGCGAAGCAGCGGCGCTTGGCACAGGGATGCCCCGCACCCCCGAAATCGCGCAGGATGGCGAGGTCATGCTCAGCCGGTTCGATGCAGAGGCGCTGCGCAGCGTGGTGAGCGGCGAGCAGAAGCTCTATGTCTGGGTCGAGCGCGCATCGGACATCCGCTCGGTCCTTTCGCTAAGGGATGAGTTCGCAAATCTCGACCTTGTCCTTGTCGGGGCAAGCGAAGGGTGGATGGTGGCAAACGAGATCGCTGCTGCCGGTGTGCCGGTGATTGCCGACAGCCTCGATGACCTGCCCTCCAGTTTCGAACAGCTCGCCGCCACACAAAGTAACATTGGCCGAATGGTCGATGCAGGCGTCAAGGTCGCAATCAACTCCGCCGGCCTCAATCACAGCCACCGCCTCTCGCAATATGCGGGCAACCTTGTCGCGTTGAACAAGGTCCCCGGTGCATCGGGGCTGACCTGGGGCGAAGCCTTCGCCTCGATCAGTTCGGTCCCGGCAGCGATAAGCGGGTATGAAGGGCGTGCCGGCGTGCTCAAGCCGGGCGCTTTGGGGGACGTGGTGGTCTGGGACGGAGATCCGCTCGAAGTGACCAGCGTGCCCACGCAGGTCTATATCGGCGGGGTGAAGCAATCGCTCGACAGCCATCAAAGCCGTCTTCGCGACCGCTATCGCGATCTCGACGAGAGCGCGCTTCCAAAGGCGTATGACTGGTGA
- a CDS encoding amidohydrolase, with protein MASTRSSTLPGKMGGAALAALASALALGACATTGTASAASDDNNDDKEPRFTAMTESDGPYASTYRRYPGRPTALVNATVFDGAGGMIEGGTVLFRDGEVVGVGTDLSTDGYDVIDASGKYVTPGIIDIHSHLGDYASPGVDAHSDGNEATSPTTPEVWAEHSVWPQDPGFSRALANGGITALQILPGSANLMGGRSVTLKNVPARTVQGMKFPGAPYGFKMACGENPKRVYGNRGRMPSTRMGNFAVNRQTWYDAIDYANSEDPDRDLAKETLVGVLEGDILVHNHCYRADEMAFVMDMAKEIGYRVTAFHHAVEAYKIGDLLRENEVCSAIWADWYGFKMEAYDGILENAAFLQREGACVVIHSDDQNDIQRLNQEAAKAQAAGRRAGIEISDATTIQWITLNAAKAMGIDEMTGSLEPGKMADVVLWNGDPLSVYSRPEKVWVDGALLFDMMDRSRRPVSDFELGQPGEGDVK; from the coding sequence ATGGCAAGTACGAGGTCGAGCACTCTTCCGGGAAAGATGGGGGGAGCTGCACTGGCTGCCCTGGCCAGCGCTCTGGCGCTCGGCGCATGCGCGACGACCGGCACGGCCAGCGCCGCTTCCGACGACAATAACGATGACAAGGAACCGCGTTTTACGGCAATGACCGAAAGCGATGGCCCTTATGCGTCAACCTATCGCCGGTATCCCGGCCGCCCGACCGCTCTGGTAAATGCCACCGTGTTCGATGGTGCCGGCGGCATGATCGAGGGCGGAACGGTCCTGTTCCGCGATGGCGAAGTGGTGGGCGTAGGCACCGACCTGTCGACTGACGGCTATGACGTGATCGATGCGAGCGGCAAATACGTAACGCCCGGCATCATCGACATCCACTCGCACCTTGGCGACTACGCCAGCCCTGGCGTTGATGCGCATTCCGACGGGAACGAAGCGACCAGCCCCACCACTCCCGAGGTTTGGGCCGAGCACTCGGTCTGGCCGCAGGACCCCGGTTTCAGCCGCGCATTGGCGAATGGAGGCATAACCGCGCTCCAGATCCTGCCCGGCTCGGCCAACCTCATGGGTGGACGTTCGGTCACACTCAAAAATGTGCCCGCGCGCACCGTGCAGGGGATGAAGTTCCCCGGCGCGCCTTACGGGTTCAAGATGGCCTGCGGGGAGAACCCCAAGCGTGTCTATGGCAATCGCGGGCGGATGCCGTCGACCCGCATGGGCAACTTCGCGGTCAATCGACAGACCTGGTATGACGCGATCGACTACGCCAATTCCGAGGACCCCGATCGCGATCTTGCCAAGGAAACACTCGTTGGCGTTCTCGAGGGCGACATCCTCGTCCACAATCACTGTTACCGAGCCGATGAGATGGCGTTCGTCATGGATATGGCGAAAGAGATCGGGTACCGCGTCACCGCGTTTCACCACGCGGTTGAGGCGTACAAGATCGGCGACCTCCTGCGCGAGAACGAGGTTTGCAGCGCGATCTGGGCCGATTGGTATGGCTTCAAGATGGAAGCCTATGACGGCATTCTCGAAAATGCCGCATTCCTCCAGCGCGAAGGCGCGTGCGTGGTGATCCACTCGGACGACCAGAACGATATTCAGCGTCTCAATCAGGAGGCAGCGAAAGCACAGGCAGCCGGCAGGCGCGCGGGGATCGAGATTTCCGATGCGACCACTATTCAGTGGATCACGCTCAACGCCGCAAAGGCGATGGGCATCGACGAAATGACCGGAAGCCTGGAACCAGGCAAGATGGCGGACGTGGTTCTTTGGAACGGCGATCCTTTGAGCGTTTACTCGCGGCCCGAGAAGGTCTGGGTCGACGGCGCGTTGTTGTTCGACATGATGGACCGTTCGCGGCGTCCGGTGAGCGATTTCGAACTTGGCCAACCGGGTGAAGGAGACGTGAAATGA
- a CDS encoding peptide MFS transporter, whose amino-acid sequence MVEGFFFTFDSAFEMWAFRGASVALAAFLLGGLFLITRPEPEVVGHPKGLFVLFLAEMWERFSYYGMRALLIFYLVQHWMFSDSEASIIYGAYTALVYITPVVGGYLADQFIGQRKAVLFGAVLLTVGHFFMAFEGTGGQDDPTINVFWLALALIIVGSGFLKANISVIVGQLYSRTDIRRDPAYTIFYMGINVGAATASIICGFLGQTYGWEYGFGLAGVGMLIGLIFFVIGKPLLMGKGEPKDPARIAGGKEWGIYGAGLGMVALCWLAIQYQDMVGWVLLIFGGALVAYVIFTAIVKLPSEERDRIFAAMFLIFVSIVFWALFEQAGSSLNLFTDRHVDTQGVNASMFQSINAIYIVLLAPLFAMTWQGLASKGMEPSTPMKFGLGVVQVGLGFLVLVWGASSVGVNVPTPVIFIFLIYLLHTTGELCLSPVGLSAMNRLSPAHMASLIMGTWFFASALGNFAAGLIAAATGGDGMTEEAGKQVVLEVYSTVGWYAVAIGVGVMVISPLIKKLMHLDTLKDDASHIDGEAEAGLEPHEAGLSKV is encoded by the coding sequence ATGGTCGAGGGATTCTTCTTCACATTCGATAGCGCGTTCGAAATGTGGGCATTTCGCGGTGCCTCCGTCGCGCTTGCCGCCTTCCTGCTCGGGGGGCTTTTTCTGATTACGCGGCCCGAGCCAGAGGTGGTCGGGCATCCGAAGGGCCTCTTCGTGCTCTTCCTTGCAGAGATGTGGGAGCGCTTTTCCTATTACGGGATGCGCGCCCTTCTTATCTTCTACCTCGTCCAGCACTGGATGTTCTCGGACAGCGAGGCATCCATTATCTATGGCGCCTATACCGCGCTGGTCTACATCACGCCGGTCGTCGGCGGCTACCTTGCTGACCAGTTCATCGGGCAGCGCAAGGCTGTGCTGTTCGGGGCGGTCCTGCTGACGGTTGGCCACTTCTTCATGGCGTTCGAAGGCACAGGCGGTCAGGACGATCCGACCATCAACGTCTTCTGGCTGGCGCTTGCGTTGATCATCGTTGGTTCGGGCTTCCTCAAGGCCAACATCTCGGTGATCGTCGGACAGCTTTATTCGCGCACCGATATCCGCCGCGACCCAGCCTACACGATCTTCTACATGGGAATTAACGTCGGCGCGGCGACCGCATCGATCATCTGCGGCTTCCTTGGCCAGACCTATGGCTGGGAATACGGCTTTGGTCTTGCTGGCGTCGGCATGCTGATCGGCCTCATCTTCTTCGTCATCGGCAAGCCGCTGCTTATGGGCAAGGGCGAGCCGAAAGACCCGGCGCGCATTGCCGGTGGCAAGGAATGGGGCATTTATGGCGCAGGCCTCGGCATGGTCGCACTGTGCTGGCTCGCCATCCAGTATCAGGACATGGTCGGCTGGGTTCTGCTCATCTTCGGCGGCGCGTTGGTGGCCTATGTGATCTTCACCGCCATCGTGAAGCTGCCTTCGGAAGAGCGCGACCGCATCTTTGCGGCGATGTTCCTGATCTTTGTCTCGATCGTCTTCTGGGCGCTGTTTGAACAAGCGGGCTCCTCGCTCAACCTGTTCACCGATCGCCACGTCGATACCCAAGGCGTCAACGCATCGATGTTCCAGTCGATCAACGCGATCTACATCGTCCTGCTCGCGCCCTTGTTCGCAATGACGTGGCAGGGGCTGGCATCGAAGGGGATGGAGCCTTCCACCCCGATGAAGTTCGGCCTTGGTGTCGTCCAGGTTGGCCTCGGCTTCCTCGTTCTCGTTTGGGGCGCATCCAGCGTCGGCGTGAACGTGCCGACGCCGGTGATCTTCATCTTCCTCATCTACCTGCTGCACACCACTGGTGAGCTTTGCCTCTCGCCTGTGGGTCTGTCGGCGATGAACCGCCTGAGCCCGGCTCACATGGCCTCGCTCATAATGGGCACATGGTTCTTTGCATCGGCTCTGGGCAACTTTGCAGCAGGCCTGATCGCCGCGGCAACCGGCGGTGACGGTATGACCGAAGAAGCTGGAAAGCAGGTCGTGCTCGAGGTCTATTCAACCGTCGGTTGGTATGCGGTTGCGATCGGTGTCGGCGTAATGGTCATCAGCCCGCTCATCAAGAAATTGATGCATCTCGACACGCTGAAAGACGACGCGTCACACATCGATGGTGAAGCCGAAGCAGGGCTGGAGCCGCATGAGGCTGGCCTAAGCAAGGTCTGA
- a CDS encoding GntR family transcriptional regulator, with protein sequence MTQSRPVYLKLRDQIAAAIIEGLYPEGAMLPSVRALAAEQGANPLTVAKAYQQFQNDGLVEVQRGVGMYVVEGAAELLRKRERDLFLREEWPEIRARMQRLGLKPADLVEQS encoded by the coding sequence ATGACCCAATCACGACCCGTTTACCTCAAATTGCGCGACCAGATCGCTGCCGCGATCATCGAAGGGCTGTATCCCGAAGGCGCGATGCTTCCGTCTGTTCGGGCACTCGCCGCAGAACAGGGCGCAAATCCGCTGACGGTGGCGAAAGCGTATCAGCAGTTTCAGAATGACGGGCTTGTCGAGGTTCAGCGCGGTGTGGGCATGTATGTCGTAGAAGGTGCCGCGGAATTGCTGCGCAAGCGCGAACGCGATCTCTTCCTGCGCGAAGAATGGCCTGAAATTCGCGCCCGGATGCAGCGGCTCGGTCTGAAGCCGGCAGATCTGGTCGAGCAAAGCTGA
- a CDS encoding integration host factor subunit beta has product MVANRESRRRDCRPETAARAGRAKMIRSELLTELHKDNPELRSEEVEQVVDIFFDEITQRLAEGGRVELRGFGAFSTREREARTGRNPRTGEAVEVPAKRVPYFKAGKEIRNRLNEG; this is encoded by the coding sequence ATGGTGGCGAACAGAGAATCGCGACGGCGTGATTGCAGGCCAGAGACTGCAGCGCGGGCCGGGAGGGCGAAAATGATAAGATCCGAGCTTCTAACCGAACTCCATAAAGACAATCCGGAACTGCGATCTGAAGAGGTCGAGCAGGTGGTCGACATCTTTTTTGATGAGATCACTCAAAGGCTGGCCGAAGGTGGCCGTGTCGAATTGCGCGGGTTCGGGGCGTTTTCCACCCGTGAACGCGAAGCTCGCACGGGCCGCAATCCGCGCACCGGTGAGGCGGTTGAAGTTCCCGCCAAGCGGGTCCCCTATTTCAAGGCAGGCAAGGAAATTCGCAACCGCCTCAACGAAGGCTGA
- a CDS encoding PilZ domain-containing protein has product MSEAASTPHAEGEWYRDGSVEPDSQAQSASESASGEGNVRAAPRITLLIRAAKIVSAHGEFVGVLRDVSDTGVCVRLFHKAPQGDPIELHMPGGRVYEIKPVWEQENEAGFEFTQPVDVTQLIDEVGEFPKRGLRLGVCFPIKVKTLTQTSEAVVLNLSQQGARFECDQAFAIDQALRIESLNGERELKDVRAKVRWRRDNECGVVFDDTLSLREFARLTARLQCPDLLT; this is encoded by the coding sequence ATGAGTGAAGCAGCGAGCACACCACACGCCGAGGGCGAATGGTATCGCGACGGTAGTGTCGAGCCTGACAGCCAGGCCCAGTCCGCATCGGAAAGCGCGAGCGGCGAAGGCAACGTGCGCGCCGCGCCGCGCATCACGTTGCTTATCCGGGCCGCCAAGATAGTTTCCGCTCACGGTGAATTCGTAGGCGTCCTTCGCGACGTATCGGACACCGGGGTGTGCGTTCGCCTTTTCCACAAGGCTCCCCAGGGAGATCCGATCGAACTGCATATGCCGGGCGGCCGCGTGTACGAGATCAAGCCTGTTTGGGAGCAGGAAAACGAGGCAGGCTTCGAATTCACTCAGCCGGTTGATGTCACGCAGCTCATCGACGAGGTTGGAGAATTCCCCAAGCGCGGCCTGAGGCTCGGCGTGTGCTTCCCGATCAAGGTCAAGACACTCACCCAGACGAGCGAGGCCGTCGTCCTGAACCTTTCGCAGCAGGGGGCGCGCTTTGAATGTGATCAGGCATTCGCAATCGACCAGGCCCTGCGCATCGAGAGTCTGAATGGCGAGCGGGAGCTGAAAGATGTCCGGGCAAAGGTTCGCTGGCGGCGCGATAATGAGTGCGGTGTTGTCTTTGACGACACGCTTTCCTTGCGCGAGTTTGCTCGCCTCACAGCGCGGCTTCAATGTCCGGACTTGCTGACCTGA
- a CDS encoding NAD(P)/FAD-dependent oxidoreductase: protein MSVVGEKQPGIIDCDVAIIGAGPAGLTAGYLLTKQGKTVAIIEKDETYVGGISRTVEHEGYRFDIGGHRFFSKSQQVVDLWNEILGEDDFIQRPRMSRIYYEGKFYSYPLRAFEALSNLGVLRSTACMVSYLRYKLFPIKDVRSFEDWTTNQFGKKLYSIFFKTYTEKVWGMPCDEMSADWAAQRIKGLSLWNAVTDGLKRSLGLNKKPNDGQAVKTLLETFRYPRLGPGMMWDAAKDHIEASGKGQVLMGHGLDRLAKIGPNDEGYDWSMTASGPGGSAQIRAGHVISSAPMRELSKRIHPLPQSTLQADNLRYRDFLTVALMVKSEDLFPDNWIYIHDERVQVGRVQNFRSWSPEMVPDEDMACVGLEYFCFEGDGLWSSSDEDLVKQATREMEVLGLCDPAKVASGAVVRQEKAYPVYDDHYEVNVEAMRTELEEKHPTLHLVGRNGMHRYNNQDHAMMTAMLTVENIIAGKRIYDTWCVNEDAEYHEAGDEGAETALPAREAETTPLNEDQVAALTSIRDVPERIASSDDFDDEIRKSA, encoded by the coding sequence ATGAGCGTGGTTGGCGAAAAGCAGCCTGGGATTATCGATTGCGACGTGGCGATCATCGGCGCGGGCCCCGCTGGCCTGACCGCCGGGTACCTTCTGACCAAACAGGGCAAGACGGTCGCGATCATCGAGAAAGACGAGACCTATGTCGGCGGGATCAGCCGGACGGTCGAACACGAAGGCTACCGCTTCGATATTGGCGGTCACCGCTTCTTCTCGAAGTCCCAGCAGGTCGTCGATCTCTGGAATGAAATTCTGGGTGAAGACGATTTCATCCAACGCCCTCGCATGAGCCGCATCTATTACGAAGGCAAATTCTACAGCTACCCGCTGCGCGCCTTCGAAGCGCTGTCGAACCTCGGCGTGCTTCGTTCGACCGCCTGCATGGTGAGCTATCTTCGCTACAAGCTGTTCCCGATCAAGGATGTACGAAGCTTCGAGGACTGGACCACCAACCAGTTCGGCAAGAAGCTCTATTCGATCTTCTTCAAGACCTACACCGAGAAGGTGTGGGGCATGCCATGCGATGAAATGAGCGCCGACTGGGCGGCGCAGCGCATCAAGGGCCTGTCGCTCTGGAACGCGGTGACCGACGGGCTCAAGCGCTCGCTCGGGCTCAACAAGAAACCCAATGACGGGCAGGCGGTGAAAACCCTGCTCGAAACGTTCCGCTACCCGCGCCTTGGGCCGGGCATGATGTGGGATGCTGCGAAAGATCACATTGAGGCCAGTGGCAAAGGGCAGGTGCTCATGGGCCATGGGCTTGATCGCCTCGCAAAGATCGGGCCGAACGACGAGGGCTACGATTGGTCGATGACCGCAAGCGGACCGGGAGGCAGCGCTCAGATCCGGGCAGGGCACGTCATCAGTTCAGCGCCCATGCGCGAACTGTCGAAGCGCATTCACCCGCTACCGCAATCGACATTGCAAGCCGATAATCTGCGCTATCGCGACTTCCTCACCGTCGCTCTGATGGTGAAGAGCGAGGATCTGTTCCCCGATAACTGGATCTACATCCACGACGAACGCGTTCAGGTCGGCCGCGTTCAGAATTTCCGCAGCTGGTCGCCCGAAATGGTGCCTGATGAGGACATGGCCTGTGTGGGCCTTGAGTATTTCTGCTTCGAGGGCGACGGCCTGTGGTCCTCCAGCGACGAGGACCTCGTCAAGCAGGCCACGCGCGAGATGGAGGTGCTTGGCCTTTGCGACCCGGCAAAGGTCGCCTCCGGCGCGGTGGTCCGTCAGGAGAAAGCCTATCCGGTCTATGACGACCATTACGAAGTCAACGTAGAGGCGATGCGCACGGAACTCGAAGAGAAGCACCCGACGCTTCACCTCGTAGGCCGCAACGGCATGCACCGTTACAACAATCAGGATCACGCGATGATGACCGCTATGCTGACGGTCGAGAACATTATCGCAGGAAAGCGAATCTACGACACGTGGTGCGTCAACGAGGACGCCGAGTATCACGAAGCGGGCGACGAGGGTGCCGAAACGGCACTGCCCGCCCGCGAAGCAGAGACCACGCCCTTGAACGAGGATCAGGTCGCCGCGCTTACGTCGATCAGGGACGTACCGGAACGCATCGCCTCCAGCGATGATTTCGACGACGAGATCCGCAAGTCGGCTTGA
- a CDS encoding GtrA family protein, with translation MELSPASILTRLRDVRFVRYVLASVGALAVDVGSFLALLSIGTAAAPASAAGYSLGIVAHWLMSSRAVFQDKVAGRGAARTQQKALFVISALIGLALTTAIVGAGDWGGMDPRLAKAGAIMVSFFVTWLIRSRIVFRGEEG, from the coding sequence ATGGAACTGTCACCTGCCTCCATCCTGACCAGGCTGCGTGATGTGCGGTTCGTGCGCTACGTGCTGGCCAGCGTCGGTGCGCTTGCAGTGGACGTCGGCAGTTTCCTGGCGCTTCTTTCGATCGGGACGGCGGCCGCGCCCGCATCTGCCGCCGGTTATTCCCTCGGCATCGTGGCCCATTGGCTCATGTCGAGCCGTGCTGTCTTCCAGGACAAGGTTGCCGGCCGAGGAGCCGCGCGCACCCAGCAAAAAGCGCTGTTCGTTATCTCGGCCCTGATCGGCCTTGCGCTCACGACAGCCATAGTCGGTGCCGGTGATTGGGGCGGGATGGACCCGCGCCTGGCGAAGGCCGGCGCTATCATGGTAAGTTTCTTTGTCACCTGGCTCATCCGCAGCCGGATCGTGTTCCGCGGCGAGGAGGGCTAA
- the msrB gene encoding peptide-methionine (R)-S-oxide reductase MsrB translates to MPFNLTSRRTFIAATGVAAAMPLLASCGGSGTEYRKERSFRVSKSEGQWRRQLTREEFRILREAGTERAYTSPLNDEKRRGVYKCAGCGNRLYSSAHKYDSGTGWPSFWQPIDNSAVGTSIDHKIGFPRTEVHCADCGGHLGHIFGDGPRPTGKRHCINGVAMDFVPA, encoded by the coding sequence ATGCCGTTCAACCTGACCAGTCGCCGCACCTTCATCGCTGCAACCGGCGTTGCCGCTGCCATGCCGCTGCTAGCCAGCTGCGGCGGGAGCGGCACCGAGTATCGCAAGGAACGCTCGTTCCGCGTCTCGAAGAGCGAGGGCCAGTGGCGACGTCAGCTGACCCGCGAAGAGTTCCGCATTCTCCGCGAGGCAGGAACGGAGCGGGCTTACACTTCACCGCTCAACGATGAAAAACGGCGCGGCGTCTACAAATGCGCAGGCTGTGGCAATCGGCTCTATTCCTCCGCGCACAAATATGACAGCGGAACAGGCTGGCCAAGCTTCTGGCAGCCGATCGACAACAGCGCCGTGGGCACTTCGATCGACCATAAGATCGGTTTTCCGCGCACAGAGGTGCACTGCGCCGATTGCGGCGGACACCTTGGACACATTTTTGGCGATGGCCCGCGCCCGACAGGCAAGCGGCACTGCATCAACGGTGTCGCCATGGATTTCGTGCCGGCCTAG
- a CDS encoding cytochrome P450 has product MASIAPERPKVRTSPTAYEALTEHFAKNPEERPQHTHKWDLSRSDIYYEDKWQPIVAEMQAAGPLHWIPDSPYGPYWSVVGHKAIQHIEALPETFSSSWEYGGITILERLSEEEIAESGVDRRELPMFIAMDRPQHTGQRRTVAPKFTPSGMKEMEPEIRQRTGELLDTLPRGEVFDWVDKVSIELTTGMLAILFGFPWEDRRMLTFWSDWSGDTELATVRELDEMRWEFLHEMAAYFQSLWIERTMEKEPGNDLISMMIHSEAMNQMRPEEFMGNLILLIVGGNDTTRNSMSGFVHALDKFPDQRKLFEENPDIIPNAVQEMLRMQTPLAHMRRTCTEDTEVFGKTIKKGDKVVLWYLAANHEAEIFPEPHKLDLERENAKRHIAFGYGIHRCVGARLAELQLRVLLEEMHKRRMRVHVAGDVERVRANFVHGFRKLEVEITEF; this is encoded by the coding sequence ATGGCCAGCATCGCACCCGAACGTCCCAAGGTTCGCACATCGCCAACGGCGTACGAGGCGCTTACCGAGCATTTCGCGAAGAATCCGGAAGAGCGCCCGCAGCACACGCACAAATGGGACCTCAGCCGCTCCGACATCTATTACGAAGACAAGTGGCAGCCGATCGTTGCGGAAATGCAGGCGGCCGGACCGCTCCATTGGATCCCTGACAGCCCCTACGGCCCGTACTGGTCGGTCGTCGGCCACAAGGCGATCCAGCATATCGAGGCTCTGCCCGAAACCTTCTCCTCCAGCTGGGAGTATGGCGGCATCACGATCCTCGAACGCCTGTCCGAGGAAGAAATTGCCGAAAGCGGTGTCGACCGCCGCGAGCTTCCGATGTTCATCGCGATGGATCGCCCGCAGCACACCGGGCAGCGTCGCACCGTCGCTCCCAAGTTCACGCCATCAGGCATGAAGGAAATGGAGCCGGAGATTCGCCAGCGCACCGGCGAACTTCTCGACACGCTACCGCGCGGCGAGGTGTTCGACTGGGTTGACAAGGTGTCGATCGAGCTCACCACCGGCATGCTCGCCATCCTGTTCGGCTTTCCGTGGGAAGACCGCCGGATGCTCACCTTCTGGTCGGATTGGTCAGGCGATACCGAGCTCGCGACCGTGCGCGAACTGGACGAGATGCGCTGGGAATTCCTGCACGAAATGGCGGCATATTTTCAGTCGCTCTGGATCGAGCGCACGATGGAGAAGGAGCCCGGCAACGACCTCATCTCGATGATGATCCACTCGGAAGCGATGAACCAGATGCGCCCTGAGGAATTCATGGGCAATCTTATCCTCCTGATCGTTGGCGGTAACGACACCACGCGCAACTCGATGAGCGGCTTTGTCCATGCGCTCGACAAGTTCCCCGACCAGCGCAAGCTGTTCGAGGAAAACCCCGACATCATTCCGAACGCAGTGCAGGAAATGCTCCGCATGCAGACCCCGCTCGCCCACATGCGCCGCACCTGCACCGAAGATACCGAGGTTTTCGGCAAGACCATCAAGAAGGGCGACAAGGTGGTACTGTGGTATCTTGCCGCCAACCACGAGGCCGAGATCTTCCCGGAGCCGCACAAGCTTGACCTTGAACGCGAAAACGCCAAGCGGCATATCGCCTTTGGCTATGGCATTCACCGCTGCGTGGGTGCTCGCCTCGCTGAACTCCAGCTGCGCGTATTGCTCGAAGAAATGCACAAACGCCGCATGCGCGTGCATGTCGCGGGCGATGTCGAGCGCGTGCGAGCCAACTTCGTGCATGGCTTCCGCAAGCTCGAAGTGGAAATCACCGAGTTCTGA